A part of Euzebyales bacterium genomic DNA contains:
- a CDS encoding adenylate/guanylate cyclase domain-containing protein: MAQSPDHVHSEEWARILEHGDHFRHHRRWFRLLPSDPRCELCLAPFSGAGGMMLRLARGIRPSRLNPRFCNDCELLGDEFPGGAETQVAMLFVDIRGSTTLAEDMTPGAFSVVIDRFYRGATDVLIDAGALIEKLIGDGVTAIFAPGFCGDAYVRHAVDAGRRLLAIGADASDRHVAVQVGVGVHAGRAFVGAVGTSGGMTTISALGDTVNVAARLGSLAGPGEMLVSDAAYAAAGFDDGHPARQLQLKGRVAPIGVRLMTASHVG, translated from the coding sequence ATGGCCCAGTCACCGGATCACGTGCACTCCGAGGAGTGGGCGCGGATCCTCGAGCACGGCGATCACTTCCGCCACCACCGGCGGTGGTTCCGGCTCCTGCCGTCGGACCCACGCTGCGAGCTGTGCCTCGCGCCGTTCTCCGGCGCCGGGGGCATGATGCTCCGCCTGGCCAGGGGCATCCGACCCTCGCGGCTCAATCCGCGGTTCTGCAACGACTGCGAGTTGCTGGGCGACGAGTTCCCTGGCGGCGCCGAGACCCAGGTCGCCATGCTCTTCGTCGACATCCGCGGGTCGACGACGCTCGCCGAGGACATGACCCCCGGAGCGTTCTCGGTCGTGATCGACCGCTTCTACCGTGGGGCGACCGACGTGCTCATCGATGCCGGAGCCTTGATCGAGAAGCTGATCGGCGACGGTGTGACGGCGATCTTCGCTCCGGGGTTCTGTGGCGACGCGTACGTGCGGCACGCGGTCGACGCCGGGCGGCGGCTGCTCGCGATCGGAGCCGACGCGTCGGACCGCCACGTCGCCGTGCAGGTCGGGGTCGGGGTGCATGCCGGTCGCGCCTTCGTTGGCGCCGTCGGGACGTCGGGAGGCATGACGACGATCTCCGCGCTGGGCGACACCGTCAACGTCGCGGCCCGGCTCGGATCGCTCGCCGGGCCCGGCGAGATGCTCGTCAGTGACGCCGCATACGCCGCCGCCGGCTTCGACGACGGACATCCCGCGCGACAGCTGCAGCTGAAGGGGCGCGTGGCACCGATCGGCGTACGGCTGATGACCGCGTCCCACGTCGGCTGA